The Verrucomicrobiia bacterium DNA window CTCCCCCGCGCCGAAATCGAGGGTTGTCTCCAGCGTTTTTTCGTTTTTAAGCGGGATGGTTTTTTCCTCGGTGACCGTGCGGCCGGCCCGGGCATTTTGCGCAAGCAGGGCCAAAGTCAGAAGTCCGGACACCGATAAAGCACGCGAGATTTTCATATTATGCTCCTGCGGGAGGGGTGGAAGGTTGTGGAAACACCGGCGCCGCTGGCGGCGGGGGCGGCACGGCGGCCGCGAGTTTGGTTCGGCCGCCGAAGCGGGTCAAAATGACGGCCCCGAAACCGACCATCCATAAAACCAAATTGAGCAGGCCTCCAAAAATGAGCAGGAAGATGGCCATCCCCACGGCCGCCCCTTCCATAATCAGAAGCAAGGCCCCAAGAATGAAGGGGATTTCCAGGACCAAAAGGCCGGCGGCAATCAAAAAGATTTTGGACTCCGTCGTGAAGTTAAGCGTTTTTTTAATCCGTTCCCCGACGGCGAGGCATATTGACGTGTCCCCCAGAAAAGTGGCGAGGATGAGCGCGAGCGGAAGCACAATCAAGGCCACGGGGATGCCGATGATGGTCACCAAAAGCAAAATGAAAACGGGGAGGATGGCCAGAACCCCGAGAAAGCCGATGAAAAAGGATTTCAAAAAACCGCCCGTCAACTGGTTGCGAACCGTTTCCACCCGCTGCGGCACCAAGGCCCAGGTCAAAATGTATATCAAAAGCAAAACGCCTGTGGAGAGGATGGTGACGACAAGAAAAATAGGGAGGTTGGCAAAGGGGGCGCCGTCGTCGTAAAAGTCATACCGTTTTCCCTTGTACACCAAAGCGGGGGGGGCGCCCTTGATGACACCGATACCCCGATCGGAAACCCCCACCGTAACCAAATTGCCGCGGATGACCGCCCCCTCCTCCTTGTCCAAACGCCCGGTGACCACGTCCCCGTCCACTTCAGCCCTCGGGCCCAAGTAGACCGATCCGAAGGGGACCACCACGTCGCCGTTGACCTTCCCCTCAATTCCCGCCCGGCCGAAGATGGCCACCACGTCGCCGGTTATTTCTTCATCCTCATCCACCCGGATGGTGCGGCCAAAGGTTACCCGGTCCCCGGTGGAAAGCCGGGACCGGTAGCTTTTTTCCACCTCCGGCGGCTCCTCCAAAAAGACAGAATCTCCCAGAACAAAGCCGCTTTTTTCATATTTTTTCTGGCCTTGCAAAGCTTTCAAACGGCTCATTTCCAACGCTTCCTCAGGGGGGATGGGGGGAATCGGAATCGCCTTGGTTTTCCCGTAGGGGGTTTCGACAATTATTTCATTTTCGCCGACAATCACCCGCACGGAATCGTTTTCGACGGTTACGGCGGGCGGTGTGGGGGTGATGCGGCCCTTTTTCCGGGTGGTCGGCCGGCTGGTGTCCTGCGCAAACACAAACCCTCCGAAGAGCAGAAGGGCAGGCAGGACATAGATAACCGCTCGTTTTGTCATACCACTATATATATCGAATTCCGAGTGCAATAAGTTGCATTTATTATCGGTTGTAAAAGACCCGTTTTCATTCAATAACTTCGCAGCGATTTCAGTTTTTTTTTCAGCAGTTCCCGCGCCCGGAAAATCCGCGCCTTCACCGTGCCGACCGGAACTTTCAAAATGGCGGCGATCTCGTCGTACGGTTTTTCCTTCAAGTGCACCAGCTCGATGACCTCCCGGTACTTCGGGGGCAGGGAAGCAATGGCGTCCAGAATGGAAAGCCCCTTTTCCTTCTTTAAGGCATCCTCCTCCGGGTTGAAGGCGGTGTCGGCAATCTCCAGCCCCACCGTCCCCTCCTCAGTTTCCACCGGCTCGTCCAAGGACATCGCCTCGATTTTCTGCTTGCGCAAGGAATCGATGGCGGCGTTGGCGGCGATGCGGTAAAGCCAGGTGGTGAAGCGAAACTCCTCCCGATAGCTGGTCAGCGAGGCGAAGGCCTTCATAAACGTTTCCTGCACCAAATCATCCGCCTCCTCCCGGTTGCGCACCATTTTGAAAACGATGTGAAAAACGCCGGCTTTGTGGCGGGCCAAAAGGCGCTGGTAGGCGGCTTGGTCGCCGGAAAGCGCCTTTTTAATCAGCGCGGAATCATCTTCGTGCGGCATTCACCACCGGTCTTTTCTGGTTTTCACACGGCGCAAAGATAGGAAATATTCGCTTGAGGGCAAGGCGAGGAGGTTTTACCTTCGGATTGGTAAGGGCGGAGGAACTAATCCTTGAACTTTTTGGCGAGGTAGTCGATCAAATCGATTTTGGAAACCAGCCCTGCGATTTTCCCCTGATCCACCACCACCACGGCGGTGTCCTGCCCGGCCACAAATTTCTCTGACAGGGCGGAAATGGAGGCCTCGGGGCTTATCGTTTCGATGTTTTTTTCGACGATGACTTCAATCGGCTCGGAAATGCGATGGCGGCCGGTGACCATATAGTTCAGCAAATCCACTTCCCGAATCATTCCCACCAGTTTGCCGTTCTCCACCACCGGCAGTTGGGAAATGTCGTAACGCTTCATTTTGTCGATGACTTTGTGAACGATATCCTTGGTGCCGGCGGTGATGACTTTGTGCTTGCGCATAGCCAGAATGTCACGGACTCTTCCCAGCCGCGGCTCCTCTTCCAAAAAGCCGTTGTCGCGCATCCATTCGTCGGAAAAAACCTTGGAAAGATAGCGATTGCCGGAGTCGGGGAGAAGGGTAATCACCCGTTTGCCGGCCCCCAGTTCCTCCGCCACTTTCAAGGCCGCAAAGACCGCCCCGCCGGAGGAGCCGCCGGCAAAAAGCCCTTCCTCCCGGGCCAGCCGCCGGGCGGTGAAAAAACATTCCCGGTCGTTTACCTGGATGATGTCATCCACCACCGAAAAATCCATTGCTTTAACCAGCATATCCTCGCCAACCCCCTCGACTTTGTAGGCGTGAGGAGTGGGAAGTTTGCCGGTTTTGAAGTAGGTGTAAAAAACCGAGCCGACCGGGTCCACGGCAATGATTTTGATATTAGGATTTTTTTCCTTTATGAACCGGCCGATGCCGGAGAGGGTGCCCCCCGTGCCGATGCCGGCCACAAAGGCGTCGAACTTTCCCCCCGTTTCTTCCCATATTTCCGGGGCGGTCCAGCGGTAGTGTGCTTCTATGTTTTCGGGGTTGTGATATTGGTTCAAAAAGAAAGCTCCCGGCGTTTCGCGCACCAGCCGCTTGGCGGTTTCGTAGTACGAAAGGGGGGATTCAGCCGGAACATTGGCCGGGCAGATGACAACTTTTGCTCCAAAGGCCTTCAGTAAATTCACCTTTTCGGCGGACATTTTGTCGGAGATGGTGATGGTGACCTTGTACCCCTTGAGCGCGGCGACCATGGCAATCCCCACACCGGTATTGCCGGAGGAGTTTTCGATAATCGTGCCGCCCGGTTTCAGAACCCCCTCCCGTTCGGCTTTCTCGATGATGTGCAACGCCATCCGTTCCTTGACGCTGCCGCCGGGGTTCAAAAACTCCGCTTTGGCCCAGAGTTCGGCGGCCCCCTCCGGCACCATCTTGTTCAAGCGCACCAAGGGGGTTCTGCCAATCGCCTGCAGGATGTTTTCCACCATCGCCATAATTATTGCCCGCCGTTTTCGAATTTGCTCACGGGGGTGAATGAAAGTTAAGGGGATACGGCAAAAAATCAAATGGAAAAGAGAATCAAACTTCGCTTTTATGCGCCTTGAAAAGGGGACGGGCTTCCTCTATATTGGCCCCTTCTGGCAACGATTCGAAATTTACGATTTATGAGAGGATAAAGAATGGCAGAAAATACCGTGATGGAAAAACTTTCTTCCTTGGCCAAACGGCGGGGGTTCATCTTTCAATCCTCCGAAATCTACGGCGGTTTGAACGCCTGCTGGGATTACGGCCCAATGGGGGTGGAGCTTAAAC harbors:
- a CDS encoding polymer-forming cytoskeletal protein, which gives rise to MFAQDTSRPTTRKKGRITPTPPAVTVENDSVRVIVGENEIIVETPYGKTKAIPIPPIPPEEALEMSRLKALQGQKKYEKSGFVLGDSVFLEEPPEVEKSYRSRLSTGDRVTFGRTIRVDEDEEITGDVVAIFGRAGIEGKVNGDVVVPFGSVYLGPRAEVDGDVVTGRLDKEEGAVIRGNLVTVGVSDRGIGVIKGAPPALVYKGKRYDFYDDGAPFANLPIFLVVTILSTGVLLLIYILTWALVPQRVETVRNQLTGGFLKSFFIGFLGVLAILPVFILLLVTIIGIPVALIVLPLALILATFLGDTSICLAVGERIKKTLNFTTESKIFLIAAGLLVLEIPFILGALLLIMEGAAVGMAIFLLIFGGLLNLVLWMVGFGAVILTRFGGRTKLAAAVPPPPPAAPVFPQPSTPPAGA
- a CDS encoding pyridoxal-phosphate dependent enzyme, with translation MAMVENILQAIGRTPLVRLNKMVPEGAAELWAKAEFLNPGGSVKERMALHIIEKAEREGVLKPGGTIIENSSGNTGVGIAMVAALKGYKVTITISDKMSAEKVNLLKAFGAKVVICPANVPAESPLSYYETAKRLVRETPGAFFLNQYHNPENIEAHYRWTAPEIWEETGGKFDAFVAGIGTGGTLSGIGRFIKEKNPNIKIIAVDPVGSVFYTYFKTGKLPTPHAYKVEGVGEDMLVKAMDFSVVDDIIQVNDRECFFTARRLAREEGLFAGGSSGGAVFAALKVAEELGAGKRVITLLPDSGNRYLSKVFSDEWMRDNGFLEEEPRLGRVRDILAMRKHKVITAGTKDIVHKVIDKMKRYDISQLPVVENGKLVGMIREVDLLNYMVTGRHRISEPIEVIVEKNIETISPEASISALSEKFVAGQDTAVVVVDQGKIAGLVSKIDLIDYLAKKFKD
- a CDS encoding sigma-70 family RNA polymerase sigma factor, translating into MPHEDDSALIKKALSGDQAAYQRLLARHKAGVFHIVFKMVRNREEADDLVQETFMKAFASLTSYREEFRFTTWLYRIAANAAIDSLRKQKIEAMSLDEPVETEEGTVGLEIADTAFNPEEDALKKEKGLSILDAIASLPPKYREVIELVHLKEKPYDEIAAILKVPVGTVKARIFRARELLKKKLKSLRSY